From Anopheles arabiensis isolate DONGOLA chromosome 3, AaraD3, whole genome shotgun sequence, a single genomic window includes:
- the LOC120903296 gene encoding lachesin, with amino-acid sequence MRVKAMLCCVTVNTFWLILLVCIFIRPALFSEVTVITDPKFSTPISNVTAAVGREATLTCVVHDLGAYKVAWLRVDTQTILTIQNHVITKNKRIGITYTEKKTWQLRIKDIRETDRGWYMCQINTDPMKSQMGYLDVVVPPDILDYPTSTDMVVREGSNVTLRCAAVGSPAPAIVWRREAGDNISLQDGEQVSSVEGPTFTIPKVNRLHMGAYLCIASNGVPPSVSKRVMLIVHFPPMIWVPNQLVGAVEGQRMTLECHSEAYPKSINYWTREKGDIVPQGGKYEPVLIDNAYKVVMKLSIKVVSLADFGAYKCIAKNSLGETDGTIKLYKLPKSAINSVETVDGKRRNKSRKGSHFYEANDFIDEEMDSNSKRKDLIIGGNRNDDSYEISTTGVSGAVCLKEMIFRNIQTIITVAVLLFGWKIEAT; translated from the exons ATGCGTGTGAAAGCAATGCTTTGTTGCGTTACAGTTAATACATTTTGGCTAATATTATTAGTTTGTATATTTATTCGTCCAGCATTATTTTCCGAAGTAACAG TGATAACCGATCCGAAGTTCAGTACACCCATCTCTAATGTTACCGCCGCCGTTGGACGCGAAGCGACCTTAACATGTGTAGTGCATGATTTAGGTGCTTATAAG GTCGCTTGGTTACGGGTCGACACGCAAACTATCCTTACCATCCAAAATCATGTCATtacgaaaaacaaacgcatTGGAATTACATACACTGAGAAAAAAACTTGGCAACTACGCATCAAGGACATCCGTGAAACAGATCGAGGATGGTATATGTGCCAAATCAATACGGATCCTATGAAAAGTCAGATGGGTTACTTGGATGTTGTAG TGCCACCGGACATACTGGACTATCCAACGAGCACCGACATGGTGGTACGAGAAGGCAGCAACGTGACGCTCCGATGCGCTGCTGTAGGATCACCTGCCCCTGCAATTGTGTGGCGCCGTGAGGCTGGAGATAACATCTCACTTCAAGACGGTGAACAAG TATCATCCGTCGAAGGTCCAACGTTTACAATACCAAAAGTCAACAGACTGCACATGGGTGCGTATCTGTGCATTGCGTCCAATGGAGTACCACCATCAGTAAGCAAACGGGTAATGTTGATCGTACACT TTCCCCCTATGATATGGGTACCTAATCAACTGGTTGGAGCGGTTGAAGGTCAACGGATGACTCTTGAGTGTCACTCGGAAGCATACCCTAAGTCAATTAACTACTGGACCCGCGAGAAGGGAGATATTGTTCCCCAAG GTGGCAAGTACGAGCCGGTTCTGATAGACAATGCCTACAAAGTGGTGATGAAGCTTAGCATCAAGGTTGTGAGCCTAGCCGATTTTGGTGCCTACAAATGTATCGCCAAAAATTCCCTAGGGGAAACCGACGGAACCATCAAACTATACA AGCTACCAAAAAGTGCTATCAACTCAGTGGAAACAGTGGATGGCAAACGAAGAA atAAATCACGAAAAGGTAGCCATTTTTATGAAGCTAATGATTTCATCGATGAAGAAATGGATAGCaatagcaaaagaaaag ATTTAATAATAGGTGGTAATCGAAATGATGACAGCTACGAAATATCAACAACTGGAGTCAGTGGGGCTGTGTGTTTGAAAGAAATGATATTCAGAAATATTCAAACTATTATAACTGTagctgttttgctttttggttGGAAAATAGAAGCAACATGA